One region of Kangiella marina genomic DNA includes:
- a CDS encoding integration host factor subunit beta yields the protein MTKSQLIECLVDKNPQLSVRDVELVVKSLIDQMSDTLSDGGRIEIRGFGSFSLHYRAPRVGRNPKTGESVTLQGKHVPHFKPGKELRERVDDGKDQPIKP from the coding sequence ATGACAAAATCACAATTGATTGAGTGTCTAGTGGATAAAAATCCTCAGTTATCGGTTCGCGACGTAGAGCTTGTTGTTAAGTCGCTGATTGATCAAATGTCAGATACCTTGTCTGATGGTGGTCGAATCGAAATTCGTGGCTTTGGTAGCTTCTCGTTACACTACAGAGCGCCGCGTGTGGGCAGAAACCCAAAAACAGGTGAATCTGTCACTTTGCAGGGCAAGCATGTTCCACACTTCAAACCTGGTAAAGAGCTGCGTGAAAGAGTTGATGATGGGAAGGATCAACCGATTAAGCCTTAG
- a CDS encoding LapA family protein: protein MRKIIAIILFVVVLIISTVFALNNNQETAVNYLFGSTNLSLSMIVFWSGLSGLALGILGMLIAVYKYRHRVSRQKKQIAKLEKELNHLRQQPVSSKDPF from the coding sequence TTGCGTAAAATTATCGCCATCATCTTATTTGTGGTTGTGTTGATTATAAGCACTGTCTTTGCACTGAATAATAACCAAGAGACTGCTGTTAATTACCTATTTGGCAGCACAAACCTATCCCTTTCAATGATTGTGTTTTGGTCGGGGTTATCGGGGCTCGCTCTGGGGATTTTAGGCATGCTTATTGCGGTGTATAAGTATCGTCACCGCGTCAGTAGACAAAAAAAGCAAATAGCCAAACTAGAAAAAGAACTCAACCACCTTCGACAACAGCCTGTATCGAGCAAGGACCCTTTTTAA